In bacterium, a single genomic region encodes these proteins:
- a CDS encoding radical SAM protein, which yields MSVDVIGVHPYGVDLGIPDRTPPLGLLWIAAALERAGYAVAVYDEQVAAESFEKFLEATRPRLALLSGTSHGRFRAFDYASAIKQFDPSVTVAYGGPHASFTAPETLARIPDVDLIGHGEGEDTCLELAAWKVRGGGRPEDLRKIKGITYREDGGLATTPLRERLADLDSLPLPARHLVPMGRYRLKMDLLGLPGTIIMTSRGCPICCAFCSESFFFGKRYYTRGARSIVDEVEQLVTRYGVRGLVIFDSTFSLKRKHVEDFCDELERRRIDIPWQCQVRVDTVDKALLARMQRAGCYTVCFGVESADEDVLEYISKRITLARAVDVMKWADELGLYTKVSFSLGHPGETYEQAKKTNKFARTYARYMTFRGYNPGVRIYPGTRVEAYARERELLPPGFDWAAPYENEENEKLFKLKDNVPLLLQPQLGVRELRRLRLRFLLGYILTPRYILTKAVRAVRVGEVRRLWRGLLRGLGFKVRREEDRVRDVPLGAAGDAAKR from the coding sequence ATGAGCGTAGACGTAATCGGCGTACACCCGTACGGCGTGGACCTGGGCATCCCGGACCGCACGCCGCCGCTCGGCCTGCTGTGGATCGCCGCGGCGCTGGAGCGCGCCGGCTACGCCGTCGCCGTCTACGACGAGCAGGTCGCCGCGGAGAGTTTCGAAAAATTCCTCGAGGCGACGCGGCCCAGGCTCGCGCTGCTGTCCGGGACCTCGCACGGCCGCTTCCGCGCCTTCGACTACGCCTCCGCTATTAAGCAATTCGACCCGTCGGTAACCGTCGCGTACGGCGGCCCGCACGCCTCCTTCACCGCGCCGGAGACGCTCGCGCGCATCCCGGACGTCGACCTGATAGGCCACGGCGAGGGCGAGGACACCTGCCTCGAGCTCGCCGCCTGGAAGGTCCGCGGCGGCGGCCGGCCCGAGGACCTCCGCAAGATAAAGGGCATCACGTACCGCGAGGACGGCGGCCTGGCGACGACGCCCCTGCGCGAGCGGCTGGCAGACCTGGACTCCCTACCGCTGCCGGCGCGGCACCTCGTCCCGATGGGCCGCTACCGCCTGAAGATGGACCTCCTCGGCCTCCCCGGCACGATAATTATGACGTCGCGCGGCTGCCCGATCTGCTGCGCCTTCTGCTCGGAGTCGTTCTTCTTCGGCAAGCGGTACTACACCCGCGGCGCCCGAAGCATCGTCGACGAGGTGGAGCAGCTCGTGACGCGGTACGGCGTCCGCGGCCTCGTCATCTTCGACAGCACTTTTTCGTTAAAACGGAAACACGTCGAGGACTTCTGCGACGAGCTCGAGCGCCGTCGGATAGATATTCCCTGGCAGTGCCAGGTCCGCGTCGACACCGTCGACAAGGCGCTGCTTGCGCGGATGCAGCGCGCCGGGTGCTACACCGTTTGCTTCGGCGTCGAGTCGGCGGACGAGGACGTCCTCGAGTATATCAGCAAGCGCATAACGCTCGCGCGCGCCGTCGACGTCATGAAATGGGCCGACGAGCTGGGCCTCTACACCAAGGTCTCGTTCAGCCTGGGCCACCCGGGCGAGACGTACGAGCAGGCCAAGAAGACCAACAAGTTCGCCCGTACGTACGCGCGCTACATGACGTTCCGCGGCTACAACCCGGGGGTCCGCATATACCCCGGGACGCGCGTCGAGGCGTACGCCCGCGAGCGCGAGCTGCTGCCGCCCGGCTTCGACTGGGCCGCGCCGTACGAGAACGAGGAGAACGAGAAGCTCTTCAAATTGAAAGACAACGTGCCGCTCTTGTTGCAGCCGCAGCTCGGCGTGAGGGAGCTAAGGCGCCTGCGGCTGCGGTTTTTGCTTGGATATATACTTACGCCGCGTTATATTTTGACGAAGGCCGTGCGCGCGGTCCGCGTGGGCGAGGTGCGCCGGCTGTGGCGGGGGCTGTTGCGCGGCCTGGGCTTCAAGGTAAGGCGAGAGGAAGACCGCGTCCGTGACGTGCCGCTGGGGGCGGCCGGCGACGCGGCCAAACGGTAA
- a CDS encoding VOC family protein, producing MPRVIHFEIPADDTERAVKFYREVFGWKIDKWEGPADYWLVTTGEESEPGIDGGIERRGEGDVTRNVVEVADVDEYVRKTEAVGGKVVKPKTALPGVGWYVYCADTEGNVFCMMQEDPQAK from the coding sequence ATGCCAAGGGTAATCCATTTCGAGATTCCGGCCGATGACACCGAACGTGCCGTTAAGTTTTACCGCGAGGTCTTCGGCTGGAAGATAGACAAGTGGGAAGGGCCGGCGGACTACTGGCTCGTTACTACGGGCGAGGAGTCCGAGCCCGGCATCGACGGCGGGATCGAGCGGCGGGGCGAAGGCGACGTTACCCGGAACGTTGTCGAAGTCGCCGACGTCGACGAGTACGTCCGTAAAACCGAGGCGGTGGGTGGTAAGGTCGTCAAACCTAAAACCGCACTGCCGGGCGTCGGCTGGTACGTGTATTGCGCCGATACCGAGGGGAACGTCTTCTGCATGATGCAGGAAGACCCGCAGGCCAAATAG